The nucleotide sequence GCCTGCCCTAGCAGGTTATAACGGGCTTTGGCAAAGTCAACCATGTCATAGGCGATCGCCAGGTTCCTGAGCCATAACAGCACTGGAATGTTCAGCCCCCCAGGAGTTTCAGCCGGTGTGGGTAGCCCAATATGCCAGGTTTTATACCATTCTTCTCCCAGACGGGCGATCGCGGCTTGCTCCAGCCGTTCAATAATCGGTGGCAGAATTTCGTCGGTCCGATCCAGAAACTCCAGTGTTTTTAAGTGTTCGTCAAAGTCTTGAGGTCTGGAGGCTCCCACACTGAGGGTATGAACCTGGGAATGGCTCAGACAGAACAGGTCGTTGAACACCATTGGGCTTAGGGGGGCACAGAGATCGACAAGGCGAGGAGGAGGATTGTAAAGCATTCCGCCCTTGTCGGAAGGACTGATAATGAAAACCCCCATATCAAAGCGGGTGGCAGCTTCAATGGCGGGCCAGTTATTCTGATTGATGTAATACCAGTGCAGGTTTACATAGTCAAACTGATTGGTTTCAATTGCCCGTACAATCACATCCGTGGGTCCGTGGGTCGAGAACCCAACAAACCGTAACTTACCTTCTTTCTGTAGTTGTCGCACCACATCCAGACAGCCACCGGGGCGGGTG is from Leptothermofonsia sichuanensis E412 and encodes:
- a CDS encoding aldo/keto reductase produces the protein MEYRRFGRTNLRMPVFSCGGMRYQYKWQDLPLREIPRDSQDRLEATIRRSLEVGINHIETARGYGSSEMQLGQVLPTFPRNELIVQTKVCPEADAGQFRRTFDRSLSYLKLDYVDLLGLHGINTDELLDYCTRPGGCLDVVRQLQKEGKLRFVGFSTHGPTDVIVRAIETNQFDYVNLHWYYINQNNWPAIEAATRFDMGVFIISPSDKGGMLYNPPPRLVDLCAPLSPMVFNDLFCLSHSQVHTLSVGASRPQDFDEHLKTLEFLDRTDEILPPIIERLEQAAIARLGEEWYKTWHIGLPTPAETPGGLNIPVLLWLRNLAIAYDMVDFAKARYNLLGQANHWFPGARAEQIDRDRLQACLTNSPHAKVIPDLLIETHRLLADQPVPRLSQQ